Proteins found in one Micromonospora sp. WMMD1082 genomic segment:
- a CDS encoding condensation domain-containing protein, with product MVVPAEWTAETLTRAEFSGAGAGTAPLTWAQQVLWRSITRFGSNHRFLNLRRTIAVSVRAGVDVAGAVRAVGALVGRHSALRTRLRVVDGEPHQETVAAGVLPLLLRAGVGDGAEAAREAAGRLGDVAFDHTAEWPLRVALVTVDDRVRQVVVVFSHTTVDAHAAELVLRDLRLLLLRGGLSTPPGPQSADVARRQHGVDRRRSERAIGHWLREFPRLPRSPLTPTGPGLDPPLRRGVLVSSAVDTAARMIAARHRVSVSAVLLTGFQALAVRDGGQDVSGLFPMAHNRFRAEYANAVANLGQIGFCVVDLAGRPDFTELLSRVWAASLDGLRHAYYDPPALRRAFEERGVDYDTAFLPHHYFNDVRLPVGGVGAVPEATPAELRAAMDRSTFSWTAGLHQASWHLLAHVVDEPGGVGITLTVDTRHRAMDSVEPLLRGLEELLVRAAFADVPWPWSSTGGAPVGGTPTGTVPIDTAPTRSVGAETEEVAYARFAGGRDASAPLTWGQRAMWRSVDEFEAPAAYRALSLPRTLTVPAAVAVAVPEAVRAVGALLARHESLRTRFRRRGDELHQETTAAGRLPVLVHAVPRPADDPDGRAAAAELTGRLHEPRFDHVAEWPLRVALVTVDNRVRQVVVVFSHSAVDVHAAQIVLRDLRRLLTHKSLDTPAGLQTLDLAERERHAELARSRRAVRYWVRQLSGLTPSLSEAVAPAADARHRRGALVSAAVHHAAQLVATRHRVSTASVLLAATAAALAGDGAQDACGIVVMANNRFLPGHDTAVGTLNQIGLCRLDLADRPGFVELLSRARSAALDAYRHAYYDPAEWERTVTELGHDHRSFLAGFCYLNDARLSRDADAEVPDLDEAALRALVSRSEFRWLPELAQFPWRCRVQVLDAPGAVELVVTANTRYFPAERFAPFLRTIETLLTEAVH from the coding sequence GTGGTGGTTCCTGCAGAGTGGACCGCCGAGACGCTGACCCGTGCCGAGTTCTCCGGCGCGGGTGCCGGAACCGCGCCGCTGACCTGGGCACAGCAGGTGCTGTGGCGGTCGATCACCCGGTTCGGCTCCAACCACCGGTTCCTCAACCTGCGGCGTACCATCGCGGTGTCCGTGCGGGCCGGTGTGGACGTGGCCGGCGCGGTCCGGGCGGTGGGTGCCCTGGTCGGCCGGCACTCCGCGCTGCGCACCCGGCTGCGCGTGGTCGACGGCGAACCGCACCAGGAGACCGTCGCGGCCGGGGTGCTGCCGCTGCTGCTGCGCGCCGGGGTCGGCGACGGCGCCGAGGCCGCCCGGGAGGCCGCGGGCCGGCTCGGCGACGTGGCGTTCGACCACACCGCCGAGTGGCCGCTGCGGGTCGCGCTGGTGACCGTCGACGACCGGGTACGGCAGGTCGTGGTGGTGTTCAGCCACACCACCGTGGACGCGCACGCCGCCGAGCTGGTGCTGCGGGATCTACGGCTGCTCCTGCTGCGCGGCGGCCTGTCCACTCCGCCCGGTCCGCAGTCGGCGGACGTCGCCCGGCGGCAGCACGGCGTCGACCGGCGTCGCTCGGAGCGGGCGATCGGACACTGGCTGCGGGAGTTCCCGCGGCTCCCCCGGTCACCCCTGACACCGACCGGGCCGGGCCTCGACCCGCCGCTGCGCCGGGGTGTGCTGGTCTCCTCCGCCGTCGACACGGCCGCCCGGATGATCGCCGCCCGACACCGGGTCAGCGTCTCGGCGGTCCTGCTGACCGGCTTCCAGGCACTGGCCGTCCGCGATGGCGGACAGGACGTCTCCGGCCTGTTCCCGATGGCGCACAACCGGTTCCGCGCCGAGTACGCGAACGCGGTCGCCAACCTGGGTCAGATCGGCTTCTGCGTGGTGGACCTGGCCGGCCGTCCCGACTTCACCGAGTTGCTGTCCCGCGTCTGGGCGGCCTCCCTCGACGGCCTGCGGCACGCGTACTACGATCCGCCCGCGCTGCGCCGGGCGTTCGAGGAACGGGGCGTCGACTACGACACGGCGTTCCTGCCGCACCACTACTTCAACGACGTCCGGCTGCCCGTCGGGGGCGTCGGCGCGGTGCCCGAGGCCACCCCGGCCGAGCTGCGTGCCGCTATGGACCGCAGCACCTTCTCCTGGACGGCGGGGTTGCACCAGGCGTCCTGGCACCTGCTGGCCCACGTGGTCGACGAGCCCGGCGGGGTGGGCATCACGCTCACCGTGGACACCCGCCACCGTGCCATGGACTCCGTCGAGCCGCTCCTGCGCGGGCTGGAGGAACTGCTGGTCCGGGCCGCCTTCGCCGACGTACCGTGGCCCTGGTCGTCGACCGGCGGCGCACCCGTCGGCGGCACGCCCACCGGCACCGTGCCCATCGACACCGCGCCCACCCGCAGCGTCGGGGCGGAGACCGAGGAGGTGGCGTACGCGCGGTTCGCGGGCGGGCGGGACGCGAGCGCGCCGCTCACCTGGGGCCAGCGGGCGATGTGGCGCAGCGTCGACGAGTTCGAGGCGCCCGCCGCGTACCGCGCCCTGAGCCTCCCCCGCACCCTGACCGTCCCCGCGGCGGTGGCGGTGGCCGTGCCGGAGGCGGTGCGGGCGGTCGGCGCGCTGCTCGCCCGCCACGAGTCGCTGCGCACCCGGTTCCGGCGTCGCGGCGACGAGCTGCACCAGGAGACGACGGCGGCCGGGCGGCTGCCGGTCCTCGTGCACGCCGTACCGCGACCGGCGGACGACCCCGACGGCCGGGCCGCCGCGGCGGAGCTGACCGGGCGGCTGCACGAGCCCCGCTTCGACCACGTGGCCGAGTGGCCGCTGCGGGTCGCGCTGGTCACCGTCGACAACCGGGTACGGCAGGTCGTGGTGGTGTTCAGCCACTCGGCAGTGGACGTCCACGCCGCGCAGATCGTCCTGCGCGACCTGCGGAGGCTGCTGACACACAAGTCCCTGGACACCCCGGCGGGCCTGCAGACGCTGGATCTCGCCGAGCGGGAACGCCACGCCGAACTGGCCCGCTCGCGGCGGGCGGTGCGGTACTGGGTCCGGCAACTCTCGGGCCTGACGCCGAGCCTGTCCGAGGCGGTGGCGCCGGCGGCGGACGCCCGCCACCGGCGCGGTGCGCTAGTCTCCGCGGCGGTGCACCACGCCGCGCAGCTGGTGGCGACCCGGCACCGGGTCAGCACCGCCAGCGTCCTGCTCGCGGCGACCGCCGCCGCGCTGGCCGGGGACGGTGCGCAGGATGCCTGCGGGATCGTGGTGATGGCGAACAACCGCTTCCTACCCGGGCACGACACGGCGGTCGGCACCCTCAACCAGATCGGACTCTGCCGGCTCGACCTGGCCGACCGCCCCGGCTTCGTCGAGTTGCTCTCCCGGGCGCGCAGTGCCGCCCTGGACGCCTACCGGCACGCCTACTACGACCCGGCCGAGTGGGAGCGCACCGTCACCGAGCTGGGCCACGACCACCGCAGCTTCCTGGCCGGATTCTGCTATCTCAACGACGCCCGACTGTCCCGGGACGCCGACGCGGAGGTGCCCGACCTGGACGAGGCGGCCCTGCGTGCGCTGGTGTCCCGCAGCGAGTTCCGCTGGCTGCCGGAGCTGGCGCAGTTCCCGTGGCGCTGCCGGGTCCAGGTGCTCGACGCACCGGGCGCGGTCGAGCTGGTCGTCACGGCCAACACCCGGTACTTCCCCGCGGAGCGCTTCGCCCCCTTCCTCCGCACCATCGAGACCCTCCTGACCGAGGCAGTTCATTGA
- a CDS encoding lectin, producing MARRLDRHRPHRARTRLTATLVAALLGVPASLTVGVGPAAAAAVGAITGLGGKCVDVAGANSANGTQVQLYACNGTTAQQWTIADDGTIRSLGKCLDVAAASTANGARVQIYDCNGTGAQRWSASGGQLVNPNSGKCLDATGQSSADGTPLQIWTCTGSANQTWVLPSGGTPPPSTGFVHPGVHVSRGQLDFVRSRVQAGAQPWTSAFNQMMNSRYASLTRNPAARAVVECGSYSNPNNGCTDEREDAIAAYTHALAWYVTGDSRYAQKSIQIMDAWSATITSHTGSNAPLQTGWAGSVWPRAAEIIRYTYGSWPNATRFATMLRTVYLPVVRNGSNSNGNWELTMMEATVGIAVFLEDRAAYDAAVTRFLNRARAFIYLPSDGDLPHTVPGSGLSTRAQIVNYWHGQSTFVAGLAQETCRDFTHTGYGISAISHVAETSRIQGRDLYPQVGERLRHALGFHSTYQLGEPAPAWLCGGSLTRGLGPITEVGYNAMANRLGNSMTNTRTLTLQQRPAGTNNLFVAWETLTHGDNLS from the coding sequence ATGGCGCGACGACTGGACCGGCATCGTCCACACCGGGCCCGCACCCGGCTGACCGCCACGCTCGTGGCGGCCCTGCTCGGCGTACCGGCGAGCCTGACCGTCGGTGTCGGGCCGGCCGCCGCGGCGGCCGTGGGCGCGATCACCGGGCTCGGCGGCAAGTGCGTCGACGTGGCCGGGGCGAACTCCGCCAACGGCACCCAGGTGCAGCTGTACGCGTGCAACGGCACCACCGCACAGCAGTGGACAATCGCCGACGACGGCACGATCCGGTCGCTCGGCAAGTGCCTCGACGTCGCCGCCGCGAGCACGGCCAACGGCGCCCGGGTGCAGATCTACGACTGCAACGGCACCGGGGCACAGCGCTGGTCGGCCAGCGGCGGGCAGCTGGTCAACCCGAACTCGGGCAAGTGTCTCGACGCGACCGGGCAGAGTTCCGCCGACGGCACCCCGTTGCAGATCTGGACCTGCACCGGGAGCGCCAACCAGACGTGGGTGCTGCCCAGCGGCGGCACCCCTCCCCCGTCGACGGGCTTCGTCCACCCCGGCGTCCACGTCAGCCGCGGCCAGCTCGACTTCGTCCGTTCTCGGGTGCAGGCCGGCGCGCAGCCCTGGACGTCGGCCTTCAACCAGATGATGAACAGCCGGTACGCCTCCCTGACCCGGAACCCGGCCGCCCGCGCGGTCGTCGAGTGCGGCTCGTACTCCAATCCCAACAACGGCTGCACGGACGAGCGGGAGGATGCGATCGCCGCGTACACCCACGCGCTGGCCTGGTACGTCACCGGGGACTCGCGGTACGCGCAGAAGTCGATCCAGATCATGGACGCCTGGTCGGCGACGATCACCTCGCACACCGGCAGCAACGCGCCGTTGCAGACCGGGTGGGCGGGATCGGTCTGGCCCCGCGCCGCCGAGATCATCCGCTACACGTACGGCAGCTGGCCCAACGCCACCCGGTTCGCCACCATGCTGCGCACCGTCTACCTGCCGGTGGTGCGTAACGGCTCCAACAGCAACGGCAACTGGGAACTCACCATGATGGAGGCCACCGTCGGCATCGCCGTCTTCCTGGAGGACCGGGCCGCCTACGACGCGGCGGTGACCCGCTTCCTCAACCGGGCCCGCGCCTTCATCTACCTGCCCAGCGACGGCGACCTGCCACACACGGTGCCGGGCAGCGGGCTGAGCACCCGCGCCCAGATCGTCAACTACTGGCACGGCCAGTCCACCTTCGTCGCCGGCCTCGCGCAGGAGACCTGCCGCGACTTCACCCACACCGGGTACGGGATCTCCGCCATCTCGCACGTCGCGGAGACCTCCCGGATCCAGGGCCGGGACCTGTACCCGCAGGTGGGCGAGCGGCTGCGGCACGCCCTCGGCTTCCACTCGACGTACCAGCTCGGCGAGCCGGCGCCGGCCTGGCTGTGCGGCGGCAGCCTCACCCGGGGGCTCGGCCCGATCACCGAGGTCGGCTACAACGCCATGGCCAACCGCCTGGGCAACTCGATGACGAACACCCGGACGCTCACGCTCCAGCAGCGCCCGGCCGGCACCAACAACCTCTTCGTCGCCTGGGAGACCCTGACCCACGGGGACAACCTCTCCTGA
- the nudC gene encoding NAD(+) diphosphatase — protein sequence MTFDALAYTATPHDRAAVLRADPDWVADQLRRDDSQVLPLWRDRLLLTADGHPVTRTGAAGRALAAAAGQTALLGLDGTTATFAADLSAAEEADALRLGAAHASADLRSLAATLPGPLAATLAYARGMLYWNRHTGYCGTCGAATASAHAGHLRVCQGPECGRQLFPRIEPAVIVLVEGPGPRPRCLLARHHGAGPDNFSLLAGFVEIGESLEGAVRREVAEEAGVAIGTVTYRGSQGWPFPAGLMVGFVAQAVDESITVDGTELLAARWFSRAEIVERVVDGPGSGPVDSIGGRLLRSWAGLDGHDRQPRPV from the coding sequence ATGACGTTCGACGCGCTGGCGTACACGGCGACACCGCACGATCGGGCCGCGGTCCTGCGCGCCGATCCGGACTGGGTCGCCGATCAGCTCCGGCGCGACGACAGCCAGGTGCTGCCACTGTGGCGCGACCGGCTCCTGCTGACCGCCGACGGCCACCCGGTCACCCGCACCGGAGCGGCGGGCCGCGCCCTGGCGGCGGCGGCCGGCCAGACCGCCCTGCTGGGCCTCGACGGCACCACGGCGACCTTCGCCGCCGACCTGAGCGCGGCCGAGGAGGCCGACGCGCTCCGGCTCGGTGCCGCGCACGCCAGCGCCGACCTGCGCAGCCTGGCCGCCACGCTGCCCGGCCCGCTCGCCGCCACCCTGGCGTACGCGCGCGGAATGCTCTACTGGAACCGGCACACCGGATACTGCGGCACCTGCGGCGCGGCGACCGCCAGCGCGCACGCCGGTCACCTGCGGGTGTGCCAGGGCCCGGAGTGCGGCCGGCAACTGTTTCCCCGGATCGAGCCCGCCGTCATCGTGCTGGTGGAAGGCCCCGGTCCCCGACCACGCTGCCTGCTCGCCCGCCATCACGGCGCCGGCCCGGACAACTTCTCCCTGCTGGCCGGGTTCGTCGAGATCGGGGAGAGCCTGGAGGGTGCCGTGCGCCGCGAGGTCGCCGAGGAGGCCGGGGTCGCGATCGGCACGGTGACCTACCGTGGCTCACAGGGCTGGCCCTTCCCGGCCGGCCTCATGGTCGGCTTCGTCGCCCAGGCCGTCGACGAGAGCATCACCGTGGACGGCACGGAGCTACTGGCGGCGCGGTGGTTCAGCCGCGCCGAGATCGTCGAACGCGTCGTCGACGGGCCCGGCTCGGGTCCGGTCGACTCCATCGGCGGTCGGCTGCTGCGCTCCTGGGCCGGCCTCGATGGGCACGATCGCCAGCCCCGGCCGGTCTGA
- a CDS encoding acyl-CoA thioesterase, whose translation MTRVPETIAIDGRPPSASHLTLSQIMDQHHTNLMGTVHGGRILNLIDSVAGVVAARHSDGPAVTAAIDETAFLRAVRVGDVVHVDARITWAGRSSMEVAVRVTADRWDRAVPPTDVATAHLVMVAVDDAGHPRPVPPLLPETDGDRRRYREAEIRREHRLALRHALLDAPADIP comes from the coding sequence CCCGAGACCATCGCGATCGACGGTCGCCCACCGTCGGCGTCGCACCTGACCCTGTCGCAGATCATGGACCAGCACCACACCAACCTCATGGGTACGGTCCACGGCGGCCGGATCCTCAACCTGATCGACTCGGTCGCCGGGGTGGTGGCCGCCCGACACTCGGACGGGCCGGCGGTGACCGCGGCCATCGACGAGACGGCGTTCCTGCGGGCCGTGCGGGTCGGCGACGTGGTGCACGTGGACGCCCGGATCACCTGGGCCGGCCGCAGCTCGATGGAGGTGGCGGTGCGGGTCACCGCCGACCGGTGGGACCGCGCCGTACCGCCCACCGACGTGGCCACCGCGCACCTGGTGATGGTGGCCGTGGACGACGCCGGCCACCCGCGCCCGGTGCCGCCGCTGCTGCCGGAGACCGACGGCGACCGGCGTCGCTACCGGGAGGCCGAGATCCGTCGCGAGCACCGGTTGGCCCTGCGCCACGCCCTGCTCGACGCGCCGGCCGACATCCCCTGA